Proteins from a genomic interval of Triplophysa dalaica isolate WHDGS20190420 chromosome 13, ASM1584641v1, whole genome shotgun sequence:
- the rpl7l1 gene encoding 60S ribosomal protein L7-like 1 — protein MAEPGSGRVIKLVPENLLKKRKAYQAIKANQAKLALQQKRKVQKGIPIKFKRLEDVLKNSKKRQRDETRLARLQKRPPPAMPPAKQQLAFAVRIKEIKGISPKVREVIQMLRLRKIFSGTFVKVSKTSIKMLKTVEPYVAWGFPNLKSVRELILKRGQGKVNKKKVPLTDNTLIEKHLGEHGIICLEDLIHELYCAGKSFRVVNNFLWPFNLSVPRHAARDQVGLMKDVGNPGPRAEDINTVIRKLN, from the exons AAGTGGGAGAGTAATCAAGCTCGTTCCTGAGAACCTTCTCAAGAAACGCAAAGCCTATCAGGCCATCAAAGCAAATCAAGCTAAACTTGCATTACAGCAGAAAAGAAAA GTACAAAAGGGAATTCCAATAAAGTTTAAGCGCTTGGAAGATGttcttaaaaacagcaaaaagcGTCAGCGAGATGAGACTCGACTGGCAAGGCTACAAAAACGACCTCCGCCTGCCATGCCACCAGCTAAGCAACAACTGGCATTTGCTGTCCGCATCAAAGA GATCAAAGGTATTAGCCCCAAAGTGAGGGAGGTCATTCAGATGCTGAGGTTGAGGAAGATCTTCAGTGGAACCTTTGTCAAAGTCAGCAAGACGTCTATAAAAATGCTTAAGACTGTGGAGCCCTATGTTGCGTGGGG GTTTCCCAACTTGAAATCTGTCCGGGAGCTCATCCTGAAAAGGGGACAAGGAAAGGTTAATAAGAAAAAAGTTCCTCTTACCGACAATACACTAATTGAGAAACATCTGG GCGAGCATGGGATCATCTGTTTGGAGGACCTTATTCATGAACTTTACTGTGCTGGAAAATCCTTCAGGGTTGTAAATAACTTCTTGTGGCCATTTAATCTGTCAGTACCTCGGCATGCTGCTAGAGACCAAGTTGGCTTAATGAAAGATGTTGGAAACCCCGGACCCAGAGCTGAAGACATAAACACAGTTATCAGAAAACTTAACTGA